Sequence from the Streptomyces peucetius genome:
TCGGCACACTTTCCCCGAGTTCTTGCTGGATTTCTTCGTCGAATGCCTGGGCGGGCCATCCCCCGACCACATTTGTACGACCCTGTACGACACAACTGCACTGCGGGAGTGAGCGGTGAGCGGAACCTCCGAAGGACAAGGGCCCGCGGGCGTCGCAGTCCCCGGAAGCATCCGACCCACGGTCACTGAGCGTCACACCTTCGGCCGGAACTCCACCGAACTGCGCGACTACCGTGCCGCCTTCAACGCGGCAGAGCTGGCCATGGCCGTCGTCGACCCCGAGGGTGTGGTGATCAGCGCCAACGAAGCGCTCGCCTCGCTGCTCGGCACCCGCAGCGACGAACTGCGCGAGCAGCACGCGGCCGACCTCATCGACCTCGCCTCCGACGCCCGCACCTGGCACGCCTACCGCGAGGCGCTGCGCGGCCGCCGCTCACGGTTCCGCTGCACACGCCGGCTCAAGCACCCGGACGGGCGCGCCCTGTGGGCCGAGGTCACCGTCGCGCCGGTGCCCGACAGCGGCACCGTGCTCCTGTCGGTCGCGGACATCAGCGACCGCCGCGAACTGCGGGCCCGGCTGCGGCACCTCCAGATGCACGACCCGGTGACCCGGCTGCCCAACCGGACGCTGTTCTTCGAGCGGCTGACCGCCGCGCTCGAGTCGTCCCCGTACGACCAGGGCTCCACCGGCCGGATCGGCCTGTGCTACCTGGATCTCGACGGGTTCAAGGCCGTCAACGACACTCTCGGACACCGGGTCGGCGACCGGCTGCTGGCCGCCGTCGCCACCCGGCTGGCCGAGTGCGCGGACGCGAGCGGCGGCCACCTGGTCGCCAGGCTCGGGGGCGACGAGTTCGCGATCCTCGTCGAGGACTCCACCGGCACCGAGCAGGTCGCCGACCTCGCCCGGTCCGTGCTGGCCGCGCTCCAGGAGCCCTTCGACCTGGCGGGTCAGCGGCTCTCCGTCTCCGCGTCGATCGGTGTGGTCGAGCGCGCCGTGACCGGCACGAGCGCCACCGGGCTGATGCAGGCCGCGGACACGACGCTGTACTGGGCGAAGGAGGACGGCAAGTCCCGCTGGACCCTCTTCGACCCGGAGCGCAACGCGCACCGCATGACCCGGCAGGCGCTTTCCTCGATGCTGAGGCCCGCCGTGGAACGCGGCGAGTTCACGCTCGAGTACCAGCCCCTGGTGGGTATGGCGGACGGGCTGACGCGGGGCGTGGAGGCGCTGGTGCGCTGGAACCACCCGCAGTTCGGCACGCTCACGCCGAATCAGTTCGTCGCCATCGCCGAGGAGGACGGCTCCATCGTGCAGCTCGGGCGGTGGGTGCTGCGTACGGCGTGCCGCCAGGCGAGGCAGTGGCAGCTCGACCACCCCGGCGTCCCGCCGCTGTTCGTCAGCGTCAACGTCGCCGTGCGGCAGGTCTGGGACTCCGACCTGGTCGCGGACGTCGCCGACATCCTGGCCGAGACGGGCCTGGCCCCGCATCTGCTGCAACTGGAACTGACCGAGTCGGCGGTGATGGGCTCCGCCGGACGCCCGCTGCAGGCGCTGCAGGCGCTCAGCGACATGGGCGTGCACATCGCCATCGACGACTTCGGGACGGGCTACTCGAATCTGGCGTACCTGAGCCGGCTGCCGGTATCCGTACTCAAGCTCGACGGAACGTTTGTCCGCGGCTTCCAGGACGAGGCCCCGGCCAACGCGGCCGACGAGACGATCGTCCAGGCACTGGTGGAACTGGCCCACCGGCTGGGCCTCACGGTCACCGCGGAGTGCGTGGAGACCTCCGGCCAGGCGACGCGGCTGCGGCGGATCGGCTGCGACACGGGGCAGGGCTGGCTGTACTCCCGCGCGGTGGGCCCCGACCGGATCGCGGAAATGCTCGGCACGGGGCGCGGGGCGCGCGCGGGTGCGTCGGGCTGACGGAGGGCCGCGGGTACGTGACCGCTGCGCATCCCCCGACCCGCCCCTTCCCGAAACCGGGCTCCGCCCGGACCCGGTACCGCGCTCCGACGCGGTGGTTTCGGGGGCTCCGCCCCCGGCCCCCGCGCCTCAAACGCCGGCGAGGCTGCAGTGCAGCCCGGCCGGCGCTTGAGGCCACCGCGCGAAGCGCGGTACGGGGCCCGGGGCTTGCCCCGCCACGCGGCGGAGCCGCACATTGGCCTCAGCGGGAAGGGGCGCGGAGAGGGCAGGCCCGCCGCAGGCGACACGCGCCCCGAGCCCGGTCAGCCCGGCAACCCGTACGCGTCGGCGATCAGCTCGTAGCTGCGCAGCCTCGCCTCCCCGCCGTGCGCGTTCGCCGTGATCATCAGCTCGTCCGCACCCGTGCGCTTCTGGAGGTCGTCCAGGCCGGCCCGGACCGTCCCCGGTGTCCCGTGCACGATGTTCGCCAGCCAGCTGTCGACGAACTCGCGTTCCATCGGGCTGAAGTCGTACGCCTCCGCCTCCTCCGGCGTCGGGACGAGCCCGGGCCGGCCGGTGCGCAGCCGGAGCATGGACAGGGCGCCGGTGAGGACCTGACGCCGGGCCTCGCGCTCCTCGTCGGCCGCGAGGGCGGCGACGCCGATCAGGGCGTACGGGGCGTCGAGCACCGCGGACGGCCGGAAGGACTCGCGGTAGAGGTCCAGCGCCGGGATCGTGTTCTGCGCCGAGAAGTGGTGCGCGAAGGCGAACGGCAGGCCGAGCGTGCCCGCGAGCCGCGCGCTGAAGCCGGAGGAGCCGAGCAGCCAGACCGGCGGGCGCGCCGGGGACTGGACGCCGCCGGGCGAGGTGGCCTGCACCGGGCCGGGGACGGCGTGGATCCGGGCGTAGGGGTGCCCGTCCGGGAAGTCGTCGTCGAGGAAGCGAGTGAGTTCGGCGAGCTGCTGCGGGAAGTCGTCGGCGCCCTCGTTGAGTTTGTCGGTGCGCCGGAGTGCCGCCGCCGTCGCTCCGTCGGTGCCGGGCGCCCGGCCGAGGCCGAGGTCGACGCGCCCCGGGGCGAGCGCCTCCAGCGTGCCGAACTGCTCGGCGATGACGAGCGGCGCGTGGTTGGGCAGCATCACGCCGCCCGAGCCGAGGCGGATGCGCTCGGTGTGGGCGGCGAGGTGGGCGAGGATCACCGCGGGCGACGAGGAGGCGACACCGGGCATGGAGTGGTGCTCGGCGACCCAGTGCCGGTGGTAGCCGCGGCGTTCCGCGAGGCGGGCGATGTCGACGCTGGTGCGCAGTGCGTCGGTGGCGGTGCGTCCGCTGCCGACGGTGACGAGGTCGAGCACGGAAAGTGGTACGGGGGCGGTCCCGGCCGCCGCACCCCGGATCTCGTCCACTGCGTCCTGTGCGTCTGCGTTCACCGCGGGGCCTCCTGCGTCTGCTGTTCGTATCCGGAGCGTGCGAGTCGTGCGCGTCGCGTCAGTCGCACGACTCGCTCGCCGGACAACAGGAGGGACTCTCCGGTTATTCCTCGTACTCCGGACGGGCGAAGAGCGCGCCCAGTTTGTCCCCCCAGGCGCGGCGGTCGGCGAGCCGCAGACCTTCCCACACGGTCACCTGGTTGGCGGTGACGACCGGCTTGCCCAGCGCGGACTCCAGATCGGCCAGGTGCGCCGCGGTGTGCAGGGCGGTGTCCGGCATCAGCACCACGTCGGCGTTCGGATGGTCGGCAGAGCGCGCCAGTTCGAGAACCTCCTCGCGGCCCCAGGTGCCGACCTCCTCCGCGGTCAGGATGCCGGCGTCCCGGCCGGAGACGACCACGGCGCCGGACTTCTCGAGGAAGGCGGCGAAGTGCTCGGTGACGTCGGCGGGATAGGTCGCGGCGATCGCGACCTTCGGCGTACCGAGGTGCCGCACGGCGTGCACGAAGCCGATCGAGGTGCTGGACGCCGGCATCCCCGCCACCCTGGCGAGTTCGCGGACCTGCTCGTGGGCGCCTTCCCACCCGAAGACGAAGCTTCCGCTGGTGCACGCCCACACGACCGACTCGGCACCCTCCAGGCGCAGCGCCTCGACACCGGCGGCCAGCCGCTCGGGCGAACCGATCTTCAGCAGCGCGTCGACGCGGTGCGCGTCCTCGCCGATGTCGGTGTGGATGACGGCCAGCCGGATGTCGCTGTCGAGCAGTACTTCGAGTCGTGGGTAGTCGTCCTCCGCGGAGTGTCCCGGGTAGAGAAGTCCGACCGTCGTCATGTCCAGCCTTCCTGTTCTTCGGGCCGTGTCTCCGGCTGCGCTTCGGGCAGCGTCCCCGCGAGCGTCTCCGGCTGTGCTTCGGGCAGCGTCGCCGCCAGGGCCTCCGGCTGCGGTCCGGGCAGCGTGCCCGCCAGCGCCTCCGGCTCCATCAGGAGTGCCTGGTACGGACCGATGGCGCGGACGCCGAGGGTGCGCAGCGCGGCCCACATCGTCACCTGGTTGGCGGACAGCACCGGCATCCTCAGTTCCGCCTCCAGCTGCGGGATCGCGTCGTACGTCGGCAGGTTGGTACAGCTGATGAACAGCGCGTCGGCCGCGCCGACCACCGCCTGTCGCGCCATGTCGACCACCGCCCGGTAAGGGACTTTCCAGATGTGCCGGGTCAGTCCCAGAAAGGCGCGGCCCGTCACCGTCACCCCAGCTTCTCCCAGATACTCCTCCAGTGAGCTGGTGACCGACTCCGTATAGGGCGTGAGCAGGGCGATGCGGCCGGCACCCAGCTCCTCCAGCGCCTGGAGCAGCGCCCCCGAGGTGGTGAGGGAGGGCACTTCACCCGCGGTGTTCATCACCTCGCACATGGCGCGTTCCCCGGCGATGCCGCCGACAAAACTGCCCGAGGCGCAGGCATAGGCGATGACCTCGGGCTCTGACGCCCCCAGCGCGCGTACGGCCTCGCGCAGCGTCTCGTGCTCGCTCACCAGACGGGCCAGGTCGAGGGAGACCCCGACCGGCACAAAAGGGGTTCGGGTGAGCCGCAGCGAGACGTCGTCGGGCACCCAGCGCCACAGCTCGCGGTCCAGGGCGAAGTCGAACGGGGCCACCACACCGACGCCATGCTGCGGCTGTGGTCCACCGAGAAAGGAGACGTCCATGCTGGCCCCCTTGGTGTCTTGTTGACGACGGTAGGTTGGGGTGCGAGCGTGGTCAATCCGTACATGTCAGACGTCAGGAAGCGATTTCCGACCGATGTCCGAACCGACACTTCTCGTACTGACCGCGGACCCCCCTCCGCGGCTCGGCCGGCTGGCCGGACAGGTCCGTGTGGCTTACGCGGACGAGGACACGCTCGCCGACCAACTGCCGTCCGCGGACGCCCTGTTGGTGTGGGACTTCACCTCGGACGCGGTCCGCCGCGCCTGGCCGGGCGAGGGCTCGCGGCCGCGCTGGGTGCACACCCCGAGTGCCGGCGTGGACCGGTTGCTCTGTCCGGAACTGGCCGAATCCGACACCGTCGTGACCAACGCCCGCGGCATCTTCGAGGCGCCGATCGCCGAGTACGTGGCGGCGCTGGTCCTGGCCATGGCCAAGGATCTGCCCGGCACCCTCGAGCTGCAGCGCCAGCGGCGCTGGCGCCACCGGGAAGGACTGGCGGTCGCCGGGACACGGGCCGTGGTGGTCGGCGCCGGGCCCATCGGCCGTACGGTCGCCCGCACGCTCAGGGCACTGGGGGTGCGGACCGCGGTCGTCGGCCGGACACCGCGCGACGGCATCCACGGCACACGCGACCTCGATCCGCTGCTGGCGCGCGCCGACTGGGTGGTCTGCGCGGCGCCGCTCACCGACGACACACGGGGCATGTTCGACGCGCGGCGCTTCGACCTGATGCAGCCCTCCGCGCGCTTCGTCAACGTCGGCCGCGGCCCGCTCGTCGTCGAGAAGGACCTGGCCGCCGCACTCGACAAGCGGTGGATCGCCGGCGCGGCCCTCGACGTGTTCGAGCACGAGCCGCTCGCCCCCGACAGTCCGCTGTGGGACGTGCCCGGCCTGATCGTCTCGCCGCACATGAGCGGCGACACCGTCGGCTGGCGCGACCGGCTGGGTGAGCAGTTCGTCGAGATGTACGAACTGTGGTCGGCCGGAAAGCCCCTGCCGAACGTGGTGGACAAGAAACGTGGGTACGTCCCCATGCATGACGACTCGCCTGACTGACCTCACCGCACGTCAACTTCTGGCCGGCTACGAGAGGGCCGACTTCTCCCCCGTCGAGGCGACCCGCGCGGCGCTGGAACGGATCGAGGCCGTCGAACCACAGGTCAACGCCTTCGTCCGGGTCGACGCGGAGCAGGCCCTGGCCCAGGCGGAGGCGTCGGCGCGGCGATGGCACAGGGGTGAACCGGAGGGGCTGCTCGACGGGGTGCCCGTCACGGTGAAGGACCTGCTGCTCCAGCGGGGCGGCCCGACCCTGCGGGGCTCCAGGACGATCCGGGAGGACGGCCCCTGGGAGGAGGACGCCCCGTCGGTGGCCCGGCTGCGGGCGCACAACGCGGTGTTCCTCGGCAAGACGACTACACCCGAATTCGGCTGGAAGGGCGTCACCGACTCGCCACGGCACGGCGTGACCCGCAACCCTCACGACCCGTCGCGCACGGCGGGCGGCTCCAGCGGCGGGAGTGCGGTGGCCGTCGCCCTGGGCGCGGGCGCGCTGTCGCTCGGGACGGACGGCGGGGGCTCGGTGCGCATCCCCGCCTCCTTCTGCGGGATCTTCGGCATGAAGCCGACGTACGGGCGGGTGCCGATGTACCCGTCGAGCCCGTTCGGGACGCTGGCGCACGTCGGGCCGATGACACGGGACGCGGCGGACGCGGCGCTGATGCTCGACGTGATCAGCGGCGACGACTGGCGGGACTGGTCGCACCTCGGTCCCGCGCAGGTTGTCCGGGCCGGCCTGGCCGAAGGCGTGAAGGGCCTGCGGATCGCGTACTCGCCCACGCTCGGTGGCCAGGTCGCGGTGGCACCGGCGGTCGCCACGGCGGTCCGGCGGGCGGTCGGCGCTCTGGCGGAGGCCGGGGCGTACATCGAGGAGGCCGACCCCGACTTCAGCGACCCGGTCGAGGCCTTCCACACCCTGTGGTTCAGCGGCGCCGCCCGGGTGGTCGAGCACCTCGGCGCGGACCAGCGCGAGCTGCTCGATCCCGGGCTGCGGGAGATCGTCGAGGCGGGGGCGCGGTACAGCGCGCTGGACTATCTGGCGGCGGTGGACACGCGGATGGCGCTGGGCCGGCGGATGGGACGCTTCCACACGTCGTACGACCTGCTGGTCACGCCGACGCTGCCGATCACCGCGTTCGAGGCGGGCACCGAGGTCCCGCCGCGTTCGCCGCACCACCGCTGGACCGGGTGGACCCCGTTCACCTACCCCTTCAATCTGACGCAGCAGCCGGCGGCGACCGTGCCGTGCGGTGTGGACGGGGCGGGCCTGCCGATCGGCGTGCAGCTGGTGGGAGCGCGGCACGCGGACGGGGTGGTGCTGCGGGGGGCGGAGGCGCTGTACGAGGCGGGGGTGGCGACAGGGTAGCGGGCGGGGCGGGCGGGGCCGCTGCGCGGGGCCGTTCCCCCACCCCGCCCCTTCCCGAAACCGGGGCAAGCCCCGGACCCCGTACGGCCTTCGGCCGTGCTCTCAAACGCCGGGCGGGGCTGCGCGCAGCCCCGCCGGGAACAAGCCCGCCGCAGGCGCCACGCACCCGCACCCGCCCACTACGCCCGGCGGAACGACAGCGTCTCCCCCGCCGCCCCCGTCCGCCACAGGTCCTGGCACGCGTCGGCCATCTCCCCGAGCCCCTCCACGACCTCGCCCCACACGATGCCCGGCACCCACCCGGTGTCCCCGTTGATCAGCAGGTTGTTGCGTTCGTAGAACAGCGCGAGGTCGACGACGGTGGCGCGGCCCCGGTGCGCGGCCCCGGTCTCGTAGCCATAGGAGGCCGTGCCCAACTGCACATCCGTGAAGGTGAAATAGCACAGATCACCCGGAATGGGCGTTACCGTGGGGTTTTCCAGTGGTGGCTCCTGCTCGGCGAAGGTCGGCAGCAGGGCGTAGATCTCATTGCGGGCATACTTCGCATGGTAGACATCTCCGGCGAGCGGCAGCGCGTCCCAGACAGCGGCGCAGGTCAGCGGGGCTTTGTCGAAGAGCAGGCGGGCGGTGCACTCCACGCCGCGCTTGCTCAAGGCAACGGTCAGGTATCGGTCGGCCATCTGCCATGCATACCCCGTAAGAGCCCGGGTAGCCGCGCGCCCATGGCTCGTACAAGACAACCAGGATCGATGAGCAGACGCGCCCTGCTGCTCGGCACGGCGGCCGCAGGCGCGCTGACCGTCGCCGGTGCGGCGGGGTGCAGTCGCGTGCCGTCGGGTGACGCGCTGGCCCGGCTGAAGTCACAGGGCACCGTGCGCCTCGGCATCGCGGGTGAGGTGCCGTACGGCTATGTGGACGAGCAGGGCGAGTTCACGGGCGAGGCCCCTGAGCTGGCCCGGGTCATCTTCAAGCGGCTCGGTGTCGACAGCGTCCAGCCGGTCGCGACCGACTTCGCCTCCCTCATTCCGGGGCTGAACTCACAGCAGTTCGACGTGGTCTCGGCCGGGATGTACATCAACAAGGAACGGTGCCAGCAGGTCATCTTCGCGGACCCCGAGTACCAGATGCTCGACTCGTTCATCGTGCGCAAGGGGAACCCGAAGAATCTGCACAGCTACGAGGACGTCGTCAAGGCGAAGGCGAGGTTCTCCACCGGAACGGGCTACGCGGAGATCGGCTATGCGATTGCCGCCGGCATTCCGGAGGACGACATCGTGATCCTCAGGGACCAGGTGGCCGGGCTGAACGCCGTCGAGTCCGGGCGCGTCGACGTCTTCGCCGGTACCGCGCTGACCACCCGCGAGGTGGTGAAGAAGAGCACGAGGGCCGAGGCGACCGAGCCGTTCGCGGCAATCGTCGACGGTGAGAAGCAGATCGACGGCGGCGGCTTCGCCTTCCGCCCCACCGACACCGAGTTGCGCGACGCGTTCAACGTCGAGATCCACAAGATGAAGAAGAGCGGTGAGCTCTTCCGCATCCTGAAGCCGTTCGGCTTCACGAAGAGCGAGATGACCACCCTTACTGCCGAGGAGCTGTGCCGATGACAGCCGGACTCTGGCAGAACTGGGTACTGCCCGGCATCTGGATCACCATTCAACTGCTGGTCTACAGCAGCGCCCTCGCGGCCGTCGTCGCCTTCGCGGTCGGCATGGCACGTACCCACCACTCGCGGGTCGTCCGTTTCCTGGCCGCCTTCTACACCGAGATCTTCCGCGGCACCTCCGCTCTGGTGCTGATGTTCTGGCTGTTCTTCGTACTGCCGCTGCTTCTGGGCTGGCAGCTGGTTCCCATGTACGCGGCCGTTCTCGCGCTCGGCCTCTCCTACGGCGCGTACGGCGCCGAGATCGTGCGTGGCGCGCTGAACTCGGTGTCCCCCGCGCAGCGCGAGGCGGGCATCGCGCTCAGCTTCTCCCCGGCGCAGCGGATGCGGCTGATCCTGCTGCCGCAGGCCGTGCCGGAGATGATGCCGTCCTTCTGCAACCTGCTGATCGAGCTGCTCAAGGGCACCGCCCTGGTGTCGCTGCTCGGTGTGGGTGACGTCTCCTTCGCCGCGAACCTCGTACGGCTGGCGACGCAGGAGAGCGCCCAGATCTACACGATCAGCCTGCTGATCTACTTCGTCATCGCCTTGGTACTGACGCGGTCGATGAAGGCTCTGGAGCGGAAGACGAAACAGAACATCGGCAGCGAACCGGGGCCCGGCTTCTTCGGCGGAATCCTGAACGGGCGCGCCCAGGACAAGGTCGCCGGCACCACCATGCCGGGAGGTGCGTCCTGATGAAGACCTGGGACTGGTCCGCAGTGGCGGACTTCATGCCGGACTTCTGGGCCGGCCTCCTGGTCACGCTCCAGGTGCTGGTGCTCGGCTCGCTGCTCTCCTTCACCCTGGGCCTGGTGTGGGCGCTCCTCTTCCGGGCGCCGACCCGGTTCGTACGGTGGCCGGTGAACGTCTTCACCGAATTCATCCGCACCACCCCGCTGCTGGTGCAGCTGTTCTTCTTCTTCTTCGTGCTGCCGGAGTGGGGCGTCCAGTTCTCCGCGCTGACCACGGGCACGATCGCCATCGGGCTCCACTACTCGACGTACACGGCGCAGGTCTACCGGGCCGGCATCGAAGCCGTACCGAAGGGCCAGTGGGAGGCGGCGACGGCGCTGAGCCTGCCCACGCACCGCACCTGGATCGCGGTGATCCTGCCGCAGGCCTTCCGCCGGGTGATGCCGGCTCTCGGCAACTACGTCATCGCGATGCTGAAGGACACGCCGATCCTGCTCGCCATCGGCGTGCTGGAGATGCTCAACGAAGCACGCCAGTTCGGCGCGCAGACCTTCCAGTACACCGAGCCGCTGACCGTGGTCGGTGTCGCCTTCATCCTCATCGCCTACCCGGCTTCCCTTCT
This genomic interval carries:
- a CDS encoding putative bifunctional diguanylate cyclase/phosphodiesterase codes for the protein MSGTSEGQGPAGVAVPGSIRPTVTERHTFGRNSTELRDYRAAFNAAELAMAVVDPEGVVISANEALASLLGTRSDELREQHAADLIDLASDARTWHAYREALRGRRSRFRCTRRLKHPDGRALWAEVTVAPVPDSGTVLLSVADISDRRELRARLRHLQMHDPVTRLPNRTLFFERLTAALESSPYDQGSTGRIGLCYLDLDGFKAVNDTLGHRVGDRLLAAVATRLAECADASGGHLVARLGGDEFAILVEDSTGTEQVADLARSVLAALQEPFDLAGQRLSVSASIGVVERAVTGTSATGLMQAADTTLYWAKEDGKSRWTLFDPERNAHRMTRQALSSMLRPAVERGEFTLEYQPLVGMADGLTRGVEALVRWNHPQFGTLTPNQFVAIAEEDGSIVQLGRWVLRTACRQARQWQLDHPGVPPLFVSVNVAVRQVWDSDLVADVADILAETGLAPHLLQLELTESAVMGSAGRPLQALQALSDMGVHIAIDDFGTGYSNLAYLSRLPVSVLKLDGTFVRGFQDEAPANAADETIVQALVELAHRLGLTVTAECVETSGQATRLRRIGCDTGQGWLYSRAVGPDRIAEMLGTGRGARAGASG
- a CDS encoding LLM class flavin-dependent oxidoreductase, with the translated sequence MNADAQDAVDEIRGAAAGTAPVPLSVLDLVTVGSGRTATDALRTSVDIARLAERRGYHRHWVAEHHSMPGVASSSPAVILAHLAAHTERIRLGSGGVMLPNHAPLVIAEQFGTLEALAPGRVDLGLGRAPGTDGATAAALRRTDKLNEGADDFPQQLAELTRFLDDDFPDGHPYARIHAVPGPVQATSPGGVQSPARPPVWLLGSSGFSARLAGTLGLPFAFAHHFSAQNTIPALDLYRESFRPSAVLDAPYALIGVAALAADEEREARRQVLTGALSMLRLRTGRPGLVPTPEEAEAYDFSPMEREFVDSWLANIVHGTPGTVRAGLDDLQKRTGADELMITANAHGGEARLRSYELIADAYGLPG
- a CDS encoding decarboxylase produces the protein MTTVGLLYPGHSAEDDYPRLEVLLDSDIRLAVIHTDIGEDAHRVDALLKIGSPERLAAGVEALRLEGAESVVWACTSGSFVFGWEGAHEQVRELARVAGMPASSTSIGFVHAVRHLGTPKVAIAATYPADVTEHFAAFLEKSGAVVVSGRDAGILTAEEVGTWGREEVLELARSADHPNADVVLMPDTALHTAAHLADLESALGKPVVTANQVTVWEGLRLADRRAWGDKLGALFARPEYEE
- a CDS encoding aspartate/glutamate racemase family protein yields the protein MDVSFLGGPQPQHGVGVVAPFDFALDRELWRWVPDDVSLRLTRTPFVPVGVSLDLARLVSEHETLREAVRALGASEPEVIAYACASGSFVGGIAGERAMCEVMNTAGEVPSLTTSGALLQALEELGAGRIALLTPYTESVTSSLEEYLGEAGVTVTGRAFLGLTRHIWKVPYRAVVDMARQAVVGAADALFISCTNLPTYDAIPQLEAELRMPVLSANQVTMWAALRTLGVRAIGPYQALLMEPEALAGTLPGPQPEALAATLPEAQPETLAGTLPEAQPETRPEEQEGWT
- a CDS encoding D-2-hydroxyacid dehydrogenase: MSEPTLLVLTADPPPRLGRLAGQVRVAYADEDTLADQLPSADALLVWDFTSDAVRRAWPGEGSRPRWVHTPSAGVDRLLCPELAESDTVVTNARGIFEAPIAEYVAALVLAMAKDLPGTLELQRQRRWRHREGLAVAGTRAVVVGAGPIGRTVARTLRALGVRTAVVGRTPRDGIHGTRDLDPLLARADWVVCAAPLTDDTRGMFDARRFDLMQPSARFVNVGRGPLVVEKDLAAALDKRWIAGAALDVFEHEPLAPDSPLWDVPGLIVSPHMSGDTVGWRDRLGEQFVEMYELWSAGKPLPNVVDKKRGYVPMHDDSPD
- a CDS encoding amidase yields the protein MTTRLTDLTARQLLAGYERADFSPVEATRAALERIEAVEPQVNAFVRVDAEQALAQAEASARRWHRGEPEGLLDGVPVTVKDLLLQRGGPTLRGSRTIREDGPWEEDAPSVARLRAHNAVFLGKTTTPEFGWKGVTDSPRHGVTRNPHDPSRTAGGSSGGSAVAVALGAGALSLGTDGGGSVRIPASFCGIFGMKPTYGRVPMYPSSPFGTLAHVGPMTRDAADAALMLDVISGDDWRDWSHLGPAQVVRAGLAEGVKGLRIAYSPTLGGQVAVAPAVATAVRRAVGALAEAGAYIEEADPDFSDPVEAFHTLWFSGAARVVEHLGADQRELLDPGLREIVEAGARYSALDYLAAVDTRMALGRRMGRFHTSYDLLVTPTLPITAFEAGTEVPPRSPHHRWTGWTPFTYPFNLTQQPAATVPCGVDGAGLPIGVQLVGARHADGVVLRGAEALYEAGVATG
- a CDS encoding DUF3830 family protein; its protein translation is MADRYLTVALSKRGVECTARLLFDKAPLTCAAVWDALPLAGDVYHAKYARNEIYALLPTFAEQEPPLENPTVTPIPGDLCYFTFTDVQLGTASYGYETGAAHRGRATVVDLALFYERNNLLINGDTGWVPGIVWGEVVEGLGEMADACQDLWRTGAAGETLSFRRA
- the ehuB gene encoding ectoine/hydroxyectoine ABC transporter substrate-binding protein EhuB produces the protein MSRRALLLGTAAAGALTVAGAAGCSRVPSGDALARLKSQGTVRLGIAGEVPYGYVDEQGEFTGEAPELARVIFKRLGVDSVQPVATDFASLIPGLNSQQFDVVSAGMYINKERCQQVIFADPEYQMLDSFIVRKGNPKNLHSYEDVVKAKARFSTGTGYAEIGYAIAAGIPEDDIVILRDQVAGLNAVESGRVDVFAGTALTTREVVKKSTRAEATEPFAAIVDGEKQIDGGGFAFRPTDTELRDAFNVEIHKMKKSGELFRILKPFGFTKSEMTTLTAEELCR
- the ehuC gene encoding ectoine/hydroxyectoine ABC transporter permease subunit EhuC — its product is MTAGLWQNWVLPGIWITIQLLVYSSALAAVVAFAVGMARTHHSRVVRFLAAFYTEIFRGTSALVLMFWLFFVLPLLLGWQLVPMYAAVLALGLSYGAYGAEIVRGALNSVSPAQREAGIALSFSPAQRMRLILLPQAVPEMMPSFCNLLIELLKGTALVSLLGVGDVSFAANLVRLATQESAQIYTISLLIYFVIALVLTRSMKALERKTKQNIGSEPGPGFFGGILNGRAQDKVAGTTMPGGAS
- the ehuD gene encoding ectoine/hydroxyectoine ABC transporter permease subunit EhuD translates to MKTWDWSAVADFMPDFWAGLLVTLQVLVLGSLLSFTLGLVWALLFRAPTRFVRWPVNVFTEFIRTTPLLVQLFFFFFVLPEWGVQFSALTTGTIAIGLHYSTYTAQVYRAGIEAVPKGQWEAATALSLPTHRTWIAVILPQAFRRVMPALGNYVIAMLKDTPILLAIGVLEMLNEARQFGAQTFQYTEPLTVVGVAFILIAYPASLLVRALERRLVR